GACCCGCAGGCGGTCGCCACGTGGTGGCCCGCCGCGGGCTTCGCGGTGGCACTGCTCGCGCTGTCGCGGCGCTCCTCGTGGCCGCTGCTGCTGCTCGCCGTCGGCGCCTGCACGGGCGTGTCCTCGCTGGTGGCGGGCAGGGCGGTGCCGATCAGCCTGCTCATGGGCGCGGCGACCGCGCTCGAGGCGCTGGTGGCGGCGACCGTGCTGACCCACCTGGGCCGGGGCGCCGGTCGGCTGCGCCTGCAGGCCCCCGAGGGGTACGCCGGCGTCCTCGCCGCCGCCTGCGCCGCCGCGCTCACCATCGGGCTCGGCACCGCGCTGGCCACCGCCCTGGTGGGCGAGCCGGCGTGGGCCAGCGCCCGCACCGTGGCTCCCTCGCACCTGGCCGCGACCCTGGTCATCGTGCCGCTGCTGCTGATGCCGGTGCGGCTGCGCGTGCCGGCGGGGCAGCGCGTCGAGGCGCTCGCCCAGGGCACGCTGTTCGTGCTCGCGGTGGTGGCCGTGTTCTGGCCCTCGTGGCCGCTGAGCCTGTCCTTCCTGCCGCTGCCGGTGCTGGTGTGGGCGGCGCTGCGGCTCACGCCGTACCTCGCCGCGCTCCAGGTCGGGGCACTGGCCGTGGTCGCCACCGCCAGCACAACCCTGGGCGCCGGACCCTTCGCCGGGCGAGACGGCCTGCTCGACCCGCTCCAGGCCGGCGCGTCGGTCCAGGGCTACCTCGTCTGCGCCGCGCTGCTGGCCGTGCCGACCGCGCTGGCCTCCGCGCAGCGCGCCGAGCTGACCCGGCGCCTGGCCGCCGAGCGCGAGCTCAGCGCCACCACCCTCGACACCACCTCGGCGATCATCGTGGTCAGCGACGCCGGCGGCACGATCCTGCAGTGCAACGCCACCCTGACCCGGCTGGCCGGGTTCACCCCCGAGGACGTGCTCGGGCTCCGGTTCTGGGAGTGCCCCCTGGTCCCGCCCGAGCGCGCCGAGACGGTGCGCCGGATCTTCGCCGACCCCGACGGGTCGGGCGTGCCGGAGTTCCGCGAGGCCGACGTCCTCACCGCCTCGGGCGAGCGGCTGCGCGTGGTCTGGAGCAACAACGTGGTCCGCGACGCCGCCGGCCAGGTGGTCCGCGTGGTGTGCACCGCCACCGACGTCACCAGCGAGCGCAGCACCTCGGGCCTGGTCCGCCACCTGCTCGAGGCACCGGTGGCCACCGCCCTGGTCGCGCTCGACGACCTCGGCCGGGTGGTGCTGCTCAACCACGGCGCCGAAGCCCTGCTGGGACGCAGCGAGGCCGACCTCGTCTCGCGCCCGGTCTCGACCGTCGTCACCTCGGGCCACCCCCACGCCTTCATCAGCGGTACGCCGGTGTGCCCCGGCGCCGACGGCCCCGCGCCCGGCGAGCTGGGCCCGCTCGAGCCCTCGCACTGCCCGGCCCGCGTGCCCGAGACCCACGACTGGACCTGGCGCCACGCGGACGGCACCGAGCTGGTCGTCTCGACCACCATCAGCGTCGTCACCAACGTGGTCGGCCGGGTGACGGGCTACCTGTGCGTCGGGCGCGACGTCACCGAGCAGCGCCGCAGCCAGGAGATGCTGGTCGCTGCACTGCAGAAGGAGCGCCACGTCGTGGACCGGTTGCGCCGCCTCGATGCCGCCAAGAACGACTTCGTCTCCACCGTCAGCCACGAGCTGCGGACCCCGACCACCAGCATCGTCGGCTACACCGAGATGCTGCGCGAGGGCGCCGCCGGGCCGGTCTCCCCCGGCCAGGAGGTGATGCTCGACGCGATCGCGCGCAACGGCGAGCGGCTGATCTCGGTCGCCAGCGACCTGCTCACCCTGGCCGGCCTCGAGTCGGGCGACAGCGCGTCGTGGACCCGGGTGCCGGTCGACCTGGTGCAGGTCGTGGAGCACGCCCGCGAGGCGATCCACCCGCTGCTCGCCGACCGCGACCTCGACGTCGACGTCGAGGTCTCCTGGGGCGAGGTCCTCGTCAGCGGCGACGCGGCCCACCTCGACCGGGTCGCGATGAACCTGCTGAGCAACGCCGTGAAGTTCACCCCCGACGGCGGCCGGGTGCGGTGCCGCCTGCACCGTGACGAGGGCACCGCGGTGCTCGAGGTCAGCGACACCGGCATCGGCATCCCGCTCGACGAGCAGGACGAGCTGTTCACCAAGTTCTTCCGGTCCTCCACGGCCCAGGAGCGCGCCATCCAGGGCACCGGCCTGGGCCTGTCGATCATCCACTCGATCGTGCGGGCCCACGGCGGCGACGTCGGCGTCCGCTCCGCCCACCTGGAGGGCACCACGTTCACGGTGCGGCTGCCGCTGGCCGCCGCCCCCGCTGCCGTGGCGGCACCGGTGGCGGCGGCGCCGGCGGTGGCGCCGGCCGCGGGGCTCAGCGCCGGTTGACCGCCGAGAGCACCGCCTTGAGCGAGGCGGTGACGATGTTGGCGTCGAGCCCGACGCCCCACAGCACCTGCTCGCCCACCGCGCACTCGACGTACGCCGCGGCGATCGCGTCGCCGCCCGAGGACAGGGCGTGCTCGGCGTAGTCGAGCACCCGCACGTCGAGCTCCTGGGGCAGCGAGTTGAGCGCGTCCACGAACGCCGCGATCGGGCCGTTGCCCGCGCCGTGGAGCTGCTGCAGCTCGCCGTCGATGCTCACGCGCACGTCGAGCTGGTCCTGCTCGCCGGCCGCGGAGGAGGTGTGCACGGAGTCGAGCGCCAGCGGAGCGTCACGGTCGAGGTACTCGCTGCGGAAGGCCTCCCAGATGGCCGCCGAGGTCATCTCGCCGCCCTGGCCGTCGGCCGTGGACTCGGTGCGCTCCTGCACCACGCGGCTGAACTCGATCTGCAGCCGGCGCGGCAGGTCGAGCTTGTGCTCGGACTTCATCACGTAGGCCACGCCGCCCTTGCCGGACTGGCTGTTGACGCGGATCACGGCCTCGTAGGTGCGGCCGACGTCCTTGGGGTCGATCGGCAGGTACGGCGCCTCCCAGGTCTGCTCGCCCACGGGACGGCCCGCGCGCTCGGCCTCCTGCTCGAGCGCCTCGAGGCCCTTCTTGATGGCGTCCTGGTGGGAGCCGGAGAAGGCCGTGTAGACGAGGTCGCCGGCGTACGGGTGGCGCGGGTGGACCGGCAGCTGGGTGCAGTACTCGACCGTGCGCCGGACCTCGTCGATGTCGGAGAAGTCGATCTGCGGGTCGATGCCCTGGCTGAACAGGTTCATCCCCAGGGTCACCAGGCAGACGTTGCCGGTGCGCTCGCCGTGGCCGAACAGGCAGCCCTCGACGCGGTCGGCGCCGGCCATCTGGGCCAGCTCGGTGGCCGCCACCGCGGTGCCGCGGTCGTTGTGGGGGTGCAGGCTGATGGTGGTGTGCTCGCGCCGGGTGAGCTGGCGGGAGAACCACTCGATCTGGTCGGCGTAGACGTTGGGCGTCGCGACCTCGATGGTGGCCGGCAGGTTGAGGATGATCTCGCGGCCGTCCTCGGGCTGCCACACGTCGGAGACGGCCTCGCAGACCTCGAGCGAGAACGGCAGCTCGGTGCTGGTGAAGATCTCCGGGGAGTACTCGTAGCCGATGACGGTCTGGGCGAGGTTCTGCTCGGCGTACTTCATGAACATCTCGGTGCCGCGCACCGCGATGTCCTTGACCTCGTCGTTGCTGGCCCGGAACACCACCCGTCGGAACAGCGGCGCGAGCGCGTTGTAGAGGTGGATGTTGGCGTGGTGGATGCCCACCAGCGACTGGGTGGTGCGCTCGATCAGGTCCTCGCGGGCCTGGGTGAGCACCGAGATCGTCACGTCCTCGGGCACCTTGTCGCGCTCGATCAGCTGGCGCACGAAGGCGAAGTCGGTCTCGCTGGCCGACGGGAAGCCGACCTCGATCTCCTTGTAGCCCATCTTGACCAGCAGGTCGAACATCCGGTGCTTGCGCTCGGGCGACATCGGGTCGATGAGGGCCTGGTTGCCGTCGCGGAGGTCGGTGGAGAGCCACCGCGGCGCCTGGGTGATCTGCGCCGAGGGCCAGGTGCGGTCGGGCAGGTCGATGGGCGGGAAGGCGCGGTAGCGCTGGAACGGCATGCCGCTCGGCTGCTGGGTGTTGGTGAAGCCGGAGTGCTGCAGGGTCATCGGGGATCCTCGGGGTCGCTGCGGGGTGCGAGCCGGGCGCGTCGAGCTCTCCGCAGGCGAGGGGTCCGGCCGGGTCAGACCTCGCTGCGGCAGCGAAGGAGGAGGCTGCACGTCATCGGGGCCACCCTAGCCCAGACCCCGGGCACCGACCCTCAGCGCCCGTGGTCCACGGGCAGGTCGCCCTCCCCCGTCCCCCAGTCGGGGTCGGGCCGGGTGGAGAGGTCGTAGCGCAGCTCGCCGCCCCGAACGAGCACCGAGGCCGGGAGCCAGCTGCGGGTCGACCGGCGGCCGTCGACGCGCAGGCCCTCGACGTAGATCGCGCGCGCGGACGCCTCGGGCGCGCGGACGGTGAGGGTGCGACCGCCCCCGCGGTGGATGCGGGCCAGCGTGAAGGTCGGGCTCGAGAGCAGCACCTCGCCGCGGCCCGGGGTCTGGGGGTACATCCCCAGGGCGGCCCAGACGTACCACGCCGACATGGTGCCGAGGTCGTCGTTGCCGGGCAGGCCGGTGGGGCCGGTGCCGTAGACCAGCCGCTGGTAGGCCCGGACCGTCTCCTGCGTCTTCCAGGGCTGGCCCAGCGCGTTGTAGAGCCACGGCACGTGGATGCCGGGCTCGTTGGTGGGGTCGTAGCGCAGCGGGTCGACCGTCGTGGACCACGAGCCGTCCTCGGTGTGGAAGAACGCGTCGAGGCGCTTCGCGGCCGCCCTCCGCCCGCCCATGAGCTCGGCCAGGCGCTGCACGTCGTGCTGCACCATCCAGGTGTACGTCGCGGACGTGCCCTGGGCGAAGCCGTCACCGGTCGCCGGGGTGAAGGGCTCCAGCCAGGAGCCGTCGGCGTTGCGCGCCCGCTGGTAGCCGCCCTCGGGGGTGGCGTCCGGGTCGAAGGTGTTCTCCCACCAGCCCGCGCGGTCGGCGAAGCGGCGCTCGGTCGCCGGCCGCCCCAGCCGGCGGGCCCAGTCGGACAGGGCCTGGTCGGCGGTGGCGTCCTCGAGCGTCTCGGCCGCGCCGCCCCAGCAGTGGCAGTCGTCCTGCGGCGCGTAGTGCAGGCGCAGGTACTCGGCGAGGCCGGGGCGCATCCCCGCGCACTGCCCGGGGCAGCCGTAGTCGGACAGGCTGTCGGGGTGCGGCACGCTCGCCTGGCGCACCAGGGAGTCGAAGGCGGCGCCGACCTCGAAGTTGCGCACGCCCAGCGCGTGCATGCCGGCGAGCGTCGGGGCGCTGGGGTCGCCGGTCATGACGCGGGTGGCGCCGTTGACGTGGACCCACCGGTCCCAGACGCCGCCGCGCTGGCGCGAGAGGTTGAGCAGCGACTGCGCGAAGTCGCCGGCCACCCGCGGGTCGAGCAGGGCCAGCAGCTGGGTGTGGGCGCGGTACTGGTCCCACCCGGAGAAGTTGCCGTACTGCGCAGCCTGGCCGCGGGCGAGTCGACGCACCGAGCGGTCGGCCCCCAGGTAGGTGCCGGCGACGTCGCTGGCGACGTTGGGCTCCAGCGCCGCGTGGTAGAGCGCGGTGTAGAACGCCGTGCGGTCGTCGCGGGTGCCGCCGGCCACCTCGACCTTGCGCAGCTGCCGCTCCCAGGCGCGGGTGCCGGCCGCGGCCACGGTGCGGACGGTGGCGCGGCGGCCCAGCTCGGCCGCCAGGTTGGCCTCGGCGGCGCGGGCGCTGGTGTAGGACAGCCCGACGCGCATCGTCACCGGCCGGTTGCGCCCCGAGGTGTCGAACCCGACGTAGCCGCCCGAGCCACGGCCGCGGCGCAGGTCGCCGGTCTCGTAGCCCTCTCCCCCGCTGGCCGTGGTGGTGCCCGGCCGGAGCTGCCCGTCGACCCAGGTGCCGGTCGAGGCGAAGGCGCGGTCGAAGTGGGCGGTGAAGTGGAGCCGGTAGTAGGAGAACTTGTTGCTGCCGCCGCCGTTGGCGCGCCGACCGCAGAAGCCGCCGGTCAGCACCGACCCCGTGACCATCCGCGCCCTGCGGTCGATGCGGACGTCGGCCGCCTCGCTGCCGTTGAGCGAGTTGGACACGCGGAAGAGCAGGTGCGCGGGCTCGTCGGCGGGGAACCGGAAGGTGCCGATGCCGGCGCGGGTGGTGGCCGCGAAGTCGGTGCGCACTCCGTTGGCCAGGCCCAGGGCGTAGCGGCCGGGCTCGGCGACCTCGTCGTCGTGGGAGAAGTCGCTGGCGTAGGTGGCATCGGCGCTGTCGGCGCTCGGCGAGACCGTCATGTCGCCCACGTGGGGGAAGACCGGGACGTCGCCGGCCGCACCGGGGTGGC
This genomic interval from Nocardioides scoriae contains the following:
- a CDS encoding ATP-binding protein; translation: MSTDPRRALRAVALLAAVLGASLTSLLWRPDPQAVATWWPAAGFAVALLALSRRSSWPLLLLAVGACTGVSSLVAGRAVPISLLMGAATALEALVAATVLTHLGRGAGRLRLQAPEGYAGVLAAACAAALTIGLGTALATALVGEPAWASARTVAPSHLAATLVIVPLLLMPVRLRVPAGQRVEALAQGTLFVLAVVAVFWPSWPLSLSFLPLPVLVWAALRLTPYLAALQVGALAVVATASTTLGAGPFAGRDGLLDPLQAGASVQGYLVCAALLAVPTALASAQRAELTRRLAAERELSATTLDTTSAIIVVSDAGGTILQCNATLTRLAGFTPEDVLGLRFWECPLVPPERAETVRRIFADPDGSGVPEFREADVLTASGERLRVVWSNNVVRDAAGQVVRVVCTATDVTSERSTSGLVRHLLEAPVATALVALDDLGRVVLLNHGAEALLGRSEADLVSRPVSTVVTSGHPHAFISGTPVCPGADGPAPGELGPLEPSHCPARVPETHDWTWRHADGTELVVSTTISVVTNVVGRVTGYLCVGRDVTEQRRSQEMLVAALQKERHVVDRLRRLDAAKNDFVSTVSHELRTPTTSIVGYTEMLREGAAGPVSPGQEVMLDAIARNGERLISVASDLLTLAGLESGDSASWTRVPVDLVQVVEHAREAIHPLLADRDLDVDVEVSWGEVLVSGDAAHLDRVAMNLLSNAVKFTPDGGRVRCRLHRDEGTAVLEVSDTGIGIPLDEQDELFTKFFRSSTAQERAIQGTGLGLSIIHSIVRAHGGDVGVRSAHLEGTTFTVRLPLAAAPAAVAAPVAAAPAVAPAAGLSAG
- the leuA gene encoding 2-isopropylmalate synthase — protein: MTLQHSGFTNTQQPSGMPFQRYRAFPPIDLPDRTWPSAQITQAPRWLSTDLRDGNQALIDPMSPERKHRMFDLLVKMGYKEIEVGFPSASETDFAFVRQLIERDKVPEDVTISVLTQAREDLIERTTQSLVGIHHANIHLYNALAPLFRRVVFRASNDEVKDIAVRGTEMFMKYAEQNLAQTVIGYEYSPEIFTSTELPFSLEVCEAVSDVWQPEDGREIILNLPATIEVATPNVYADQIEWFSRQLTRREHTTISLHPHNDRGTAVAATELAQMAGADRVEGCLFGHGERTGNVCLVTLGMNLFSQGIDPQIDFSDIDEVRRTVEYCTQLPVHPRHPYAGDLVYTAFSGSHQDAIKKGLEALEQEAERAGRPVGEQTWEAPYLPIDPKDVGRTYEAVIRVNSQSGKGGVAYVMKSEHKLDLPRRLQIEFSRVVQERTESTADGQGGEMTSAAIWEAFRSEYLDRDAPLALDSVHTSSAAGEQDQLDVRVSIDGELQQLHGAGNGPIAAFVDALNSLPQELDVRVLDYAEHALSSGGDAIAAAYVECAVGEQVLWGVGLDANIVTASLKAVLSAVNRR
- a CDS encoding GH92 family glycosyl hydrolase, which translates into the protein MSRHVHRSSGRRLLPALAPSLVLALGVTGLALPAAGPAVAAPSERSSGEAGSGAARTVRSAVAYVDPLIGTANGGNTYPGAVRPFGMLSWSPTSTRGDQTDTGAANGYQYDTTRLRGFALTHVNGAGCHPGAAGDVPVFPHVGDMTVSPSADSADATYASDFSHDDEVAEPGRYALGLANGVRTDFAATTRAGIGTFRFPADEPAHLLFRVSNSLNGSEAADVRIDRRARMVTGSVLTGGFCGRRANGGGSNKFSYYRLHFTAHFDRAFASTGTWVDGQLRPGTTTASGGEGYETGDLRRGRGSGGYVGFDTSGRNRPVTMRVGLSYTSARAAEANLAAELGRRATVRTVAAAGTRAWERQLRKVEVAGGTRDDRTAFYTALYHAALEPNVASDVAGTYLGADRSVRRLARGQAAQYGNFSGWDQYRAHTQLLALLDPRVAGDFAQSLLNLSRQRGGVWDRWVHVNGATRVMTGDPSAPTLAGMHALGVRNFEVGAAFDSLVRQASVPHPDSLSDYGCPGQCAGMRPGLAEYLRLHYAPQDDCHCWGGAAETLEDATADQALSDWARRLGRPATERRFADRAGWWENTFDPDATPEGGYQRARNADGSWLEPFTPATGDGFAQGTSATYTWMVQHDVQRLAELMGGRRAAAKRLDAFFHTEDGSWSTTVDPLRYDPTNEPGIHVPWLYNALGQPWKTQETVRAYQRLVYGTGPTGLPGNDDLGTMSAWYVWAALGMYPQTPGRGEVLLSSPTFTLARIHRGGGRTLTVRAPEASARAIYVEGLRVDGRRSTRSWLPASVLVRGGELRYDLSTRPDPDWGTGEGDLPVDHGR